In a genomic window of Oscillatoria salina IIICB1:
- a CDS encoding pentapeptide repeat-containing protein, whose translation MKHKLVITTCVTTLFLALPATAAKQSDVERLLSTNSCYRCDLRNAELSNLDLSGANLRLAKLDSANLSETNLVGADLSFAELRGANLSFANLEKANFREAKLNRQGEKATDLSRANLKKANLFAADLTGVLLNQANLNEANFSYANLATADLVKVKANNANFAATNLSEANLQQASLKVASLNNADLSEAKLHRVALDYANLAGANLRETDLSQAVLIDANLTEAKLENANLSEAILATASLNGVDLNNADLSKANLKNASLNRANLVSANLSEADLTNAKANLANFSNANLTGTILKYAYLHRAIFTNANLNGAFLSGANLREANLNNAGLFGANLDSANLVNAQFVGANLTYTNLFNSDLRGANLERANFSHANLNQANLIGAALANANLTEAQLSEANYK comes from the coding sequence ATGAAACACAAACTTGTAATTACTACCTGTGTAACAACTCTCTTTCTCGCCCTACCTGCAACAGCAGCGAAACAATCAGATGTAGAAAGACTGTTATCAACCAATTCTTGCTACCGTTGCGACTTACGGAATGCCGAACTAAGTAATCTTGATTTAAGCGGTGCAAATCTTCGTTTAGCCAAACTAGATAGTGCGAATTTGAGTGAAACAAACTTAGTCGGGGCTGACTTAAGTTTTGCGGAATTACGCGGAGCAAACTTATCTTTTGCTAACTTGGAAAAAGCAAATTTCAGAGAAGCAAAATTAAATAGACAAGGAGAAAAAGCCACTGATTTATCAAGGGCAAATTTAAAGAAGGCTAATTTATTTGCCGCAGATTTAACAGGAGTTTTATTGAATCAAGCTAATCTGAATGAAGCTAATTTTAGTTATGCTAATTTAGCAACGGCGGATTTAGTGAAAGTTAAAGCAAATAACGCTAATTTTGCGGCAACCAACTTAAGTGAAGCGAATTTGCAACAAGCAAGTTTAAAAGTGGCTAGTTTAAATAATGCCGATCTTTCCGAAGCAAAATTGCATCGGGTAGCTTTAGATTATGCTAATTTAGCAGGGGCTAATTTGCGCGAAACTGATTTAAGCCAAGCAGTTTTAATTGATGCTAATTTAACTGAAGCCAAGTTAGAAAATGCCAATTTAAGTGAAGCAATTTTAGCAACAGCCAGCTTAAATGGAGTTGATTTAAATAATGCCGATTTAAGTAAGGCGAATTTGAAGAATGCTAGTTTAAATCGAGCTAATTTAGTAAGTGCTAATTTGAGCGAAGCCGATTTAACCAACGCCAAAGCCAATCTTGCCAACTTCAGTAATGCTAATCTGACAGGTACGATCCTTAAATACGCCTATCTGCACCGAGCAATCTTTACCAATGCTAACCTCAACGGTGCATTTTTGTCTGGGGCGAATTTACGGGAAGCAAATCTTAACAATGCTGGCTTATTTGGTGCTAACTTAGACAGCGCTAACTTAGTTAATGCCCAATTTGTCGGCGCGAATCTAACTTATACTAACTTGTTTAACTCAGATTTGCGGGGCGCGAACTTGGAGCGAGCTAACTTCAGTCATGCTAACTTGAATCAAGCTAATTTGATAGGTGCAGCTTTAGCTAATGCTAATCTTACCGAGGCTCAACTGAGTGAAGCCAATTATAAATAG
- a CDS encoding N-acetylmuramoyl-L-alanine amidase, protein MNKHLQFLTVGGILSLSASLGVVCPVVAQQGLFLAYPPTEHETTASQIFLIGSASPEGEVLINGKPIQRSSMGHFAPSFPLEMGENRFRIRYGNQEVKVTVTRVSNLPSIPAGVAFATDSFTPGRDISRLPGELICFGAIAPANGQVSLRLGNENIPLTAQPQNVQLPPNSAVLTAQNEPNVISEIREYSGCTTVEKPGNLGNPVYQLSLGGKTVTQQSPGNVTILAPTNLAVVEVTADAGVARTGPTTNYSRLTPLPKGTIAAVTGREGDWLRLDYGAWIRENETQVIATNVPPKSLIRSITSRQVAGATEIIFPLQSPVPVSINQGEQTFTLKLHNVIAQTDTIRLDDDPLIKRLDWQVPTPGEIEYTFHLKSPQQWGYDLRYEGTSLILSLRHSPAQISQSLSGIKILLDPGHGGQELGARGPNGYPEKDVNLAVAKLLQEELKRRGATVYMTRESDVNVSLADRVAMIQEVQPAIALSVHYNALPDSGDAVNTAGVGMFWYHTQAHDLAVFLHNYLVEKLNRPSYGVFWNNLALTRPHIAPAVLMELGFMINPVEFEWVSDRQAQRQLANTLAEGIVEWFREVNESR, encoded by the coding sequence ATGAACAAACACTTGCAATTTCTAACAGTTGGTGGTATTCTAAGCCTGAGTGCTAGTTTGGGGGTGGTATGTCCAGTTGTGGCACAGCAAGGGTTATTCCTAGCTTACCCGCCTACAGAACACGAAACTACGGCGAGTCAAATATTCTTGATTGGGAGTGCGAGTCCTGAAGGGGAAGTCTTGATTAATGGTAAGCCTATTCAACGTAGTTCGATGGGACATTTTGCACCGAGTTTCCCTTTGGAGATGGGGGAAAATCGCTTTAGGATCCGCTATGGAAATCAAGAAGTTAAGGTGACGGTAACGCGCGTTTCTAATCTGCCGTCAATACCTGCTGGGGTAGCGTTTGCAACCGATTCTTTTACGCCGGGGAGAGATATTAGCAGATTGCCAGGGGAGTTAATTTGCTTTGGGGCGATCGCGCCAGCGAACGGACAAGTTTCGCTGCGTTTGGGAAATGAAAATATTCCTTTAACAGCCCAACCGCAAAACGTTCAGCTACCGCCTAATTCCGCAGTTCTAACTGCTCAAAATGAACCAAATGTCATTTCTGAAATTAGGGAATATAGCGGCTGTACTACGGTAGAAAAACCGGGTAATTTAGGCAACCCTGTTTATCAATTAAGCTTGGGAGGAAAGACAGTTACGCAGCAAAGTCCGGGGAATGTCACTATTCTTGCACCGACTAATTTAGCAGTAGTAGAAGTAACCGCAGATGCAGGTGTAGCGAGGACGGGTCCGACTACTAATTATTCTCGTTTAACGCCTTTACCCAAAGGAACGATCGCGGCGGTGACAGGGAGAGAAGGAGATTGGTTGCGACTTGATTATGGTGCCTGGATTAGGGAAAATGAAACTCAAGTAATTGCTACCAATGTGCCGCCCAAATCTTTAATTCGCAGTATCACTTCTCGACAAGTTGCTGGGGCGACCGAGATAATTTTTCCCCTGCAAAGTCCGGTTCCGGTTAGTATTAATCAAGGCGAACAAACTTTTACTTTGAAACTGCATAATGTCATCGCCCAAACTGATACAATTCGCTTAGACGATGACCCTCTAATTAAACGTTTAGATTGGCAAGTTCCTACACCTGGTGAAATTGAATATACTTTTCATTTGAAATCTCCACAACAATGGGGTTACGATTTGAGATATGAAGGGACGAGTTTAATTTTATCTTTACGCCATTCACCAGCACAAATTAGTCAATCTTTGAGTGGTATTAAGATTTTACTCGATCCCGGACATGGCGGTCAGGAATTAGGGGCGAGGGGACCAAATGGCTATCCGGAAAAAGATGTTAATTTGGCTGTTGCAAAATTATTGCAAGAAGAGTTAAAAAGACGCGGGGCGACGGTTTACATGACGAGAGAAAGCGATGTAAACGTATCCTTGGCAGATAGGGTAGCGATGATTCAAGAAGTGCAACCAGCGATCGCGCTTTCCGTTCATTACAATGCTCTACCAGATAGTGGCGATGCTGTCAATACTGCGGGAGTAGGAATGTTTTGGTATCATACCCAAGCACACGATCTAGCAGTATTTTTACACAATTATCTTGTTGAAAAATTAAATCGTCCCTCTTACGGAGTATTTTGGAATAACCTTGCTTTAACTCGCCCTCACATTGCCCCAGCAGTATTAATGGAACTAGGATTTATGATTAATCCGGTAGAATTTGAATGGGTAAGCGATCGCCAAGCCCAACGCCAATTAGCAAATACTCTTGCTGAGGGGATTGTCGAATGGTTTAGGGAAGTTAACGAATCTCGCTAA
- a CDS encoding VanZ family protein has product MKQHNSKLVNDNWTYRKVGVAIASFIYGMILLSIFVAAYTGNLPAQLNDIPYHDTLGHLILYGIATYLGQCLLQHRHKIIFGCKIPLWPLMFGIFTVVEEFVQSFSPNRTFSWLDLTASLVGILCGYWLAKQSR; this is encoded by the coding sequence ATGAAACAGCACAATAGCAAATTAGTTAATGACAACTGGACTTACCGCAAGGTCGGCGTAGCCATCGCCTCTTTTATCTATGGTATGATTCTGCTTTCAATCTTTGTCGCTGCTTATACAGGAAATCTTCCCGCCCAGCTTAATGATATCCCCTATCACGATACCCTCGGACATTTGATTCTCTACGGAATTGCTACCTATCTCGGTCAATGCTTGCTTCAACATCGACACAAAATTATTTTTGGTTGTAAAATACCTCTATGGCCTTTAATGTTTGGGATTTTTACCGTGGTGGAAGAGTTCGTTCAGTCATTCTCTCCCAATCGGACTTTTAGTTGGCTCGATTTGACTGCTAGTCTAGTTGGTATCCTTTGCGGTTATTGGTTAGCTAAACAATCTCGCTGA
- a CDS encoding pyridoxamine 5'-phosphate oxidase family protein — protein MAKFYQELTPELTEFIKKQKMFFTGTAPREGRINLSPKGIDTFRCLDSKTVAYLDLTGSGNETAAHISENGRLTIMFCSFDAQPLILRLYGEGRVIHPRNEEWLSLIELFPQLPGERQIIALQINSVQTSCGFGVPIYEFQQQRETLIAWAENKGEKGIKEYQEAKNQTSIDGLPTKLFVE, from the coding sequence ATGGCGAAATTTTATCAAGAATTAACTCCAGAATTAACTGAATTTATCAAGAAACAAAAAATGTTTTTTACCGGAACCGCACCACGAGAAGGGAGGATTAATCTTTCTCCTAAAGGTATTGATACTTTTCGCTGTTTGGATAGCAAAACTGTTGCTTATCTAGATTTAACTGGAAGTGGCAATGAGACGGCGGCGCATATCTCAGAAAATGGACGACTGACGATTATGTTTTGCAGCTTTGACGCACAACCTTTAATTTTACGTTTGTATGGAGAGGGAAGAGTAATTCATCCTCGAAATGAAGAATGGTTGAGTTTGATTGAGTTGTTTCCTCAGTTGCCGGGAGAAAGACAAATAATTGCTTTACAAATTAATTCGGTACAAACTTCTTGCGGTTTTGGCGTACCGATATATGAGTTTCAGCAACAAAGAGAAACTTTAATTGCTTGGGCGGAAAATAAAGGTGAAAAGGGAATTAAAGAGTATCAAGAAGCGAAAAATCAAACTAGCATTGATGGTTTACCAACGAAATTGTTTGTAGAATAA
- a CDS encoding putative Ig domain-containing protein gives MADIFVTNTSDSGVGSLRGAIAAAHPGDTIKFDSSLVNRTITLTSGQLDIVRDLIIDGTGVNNLTISGNNNSRIIDVGNDVKFTLKSLTIADGKTTAVGEEGAGAAIRTGGGSTLTVEDSEFINNDANGEGGGAIFAGFRSTNTIINSTFAGNSTNGNGISEKTERGGGAIAVKSESSTTIIGSNFNNNTGTIGGAVNTLLGGLVVRDSTFTNNDSSPGGAFSTPPSYTKGYGGAIYVDGASATPNGSTSGIIEISNSRFEGNKGAGQGGALMLYLYDTDKAIIADSTIINNQVIADAKGESLGGGLRQGGNGDLEVVNTTFANNQALQQGGGLWVGENTDVNIDNSVFYGNRAESSDGINGLGGAIALINGSATTNISNTTIAENYAGFQGGAFWGGNNSTTTLTNTLVTDNYANNGGNNWNIQHDTAVTYKDGGGNVQSLNYNPNDTKIVAGVTVLNPELSAFVDNGEGLQIPPLPANSLVTAGATATTTGGTTNNVPTLDTPIGDRHATEDTIFSIDVSGNFSDRDGDTLSFSANNLPNWLTIDTNTGVISGIPKNKNVGSVSITVNANDGNGGSVSDTFNLNVANTNDDPIVTKAIGDRQATENESFKLNISNNFSDIDVADTLTYTASNLPDGLSIDQNTGIISGIPTIPGKNTVTVTAEDGKGGSVETTFELNVANTNDAPIIVEAIANVNASEDTDFTLDISDNFSDADADTLTYTASNLPDGLSIDQNTGIISGIPSNDAVGSNNVTVSVSDGEETVSDLFNLTVDNTNDTPTVTQIGDRQATEGNLFSLDVSENFSDIDAGDSLIYSATGLPDGLTIDITTGVIQGIPTNNAVGVSRVTVTADDGNGGSVKTTFELAVVEEITTPPPDDNHPPIVVSAIADWKITENTSFTLDISNNFRDIDDDTLTYTADNLPDGLTLNSETGVISGIPTTVGNYPLTLIADDGKETVSDTFELAVVEEITTLPPDDSNNTSLNFLEANDLFEITGDKGISQLKFSLTEVNASNVNEIGVFLVDDEQGRIDGFLPGENGYQEAALSRGKVIFSALANDRSPVINSTRCFSFDSENILGFYLVQNSTTDTVLADLKAGHTSANVFFTSATNNPDSFEHLQVNSLAENAFSLAWEDLLNGGDADFNDLVMKVEMTSESIKPETHYQGLPEAELIDLRNLTQPITAEFFISRDATLNNAFGFYQIDDLTGTIDNLNPGDDGYAEAAISRRVDLTSPLPNQLIAPYLIADGTPEEFLSANPDNLYGTINSIPLAYFAFMEANPDRIDHIRLLGDNTFAFEDMFGGGDLSYDDLVVRVDIA, from the coding sequence ATGGCGGACATATTTGTTACCAATACCAGCGACTCTGGAGTTGGTTCCTTAAGAGGCGCGATCGCAGCCGCTCATCCAGGAGATACAATTAAATTTGATTCAAGTCTAGTTAATCGTACAATTACCCTTACTTCGGGTCAACTAGATATCGTTCGGGACTTGATTATTGATGGTACTGGCGTTAATAATTTAACTATTAGTGGCAATAACAATTCACGAATTATTGATGTTGGTAATGATGTCAAGTTTACTTTAAAAAGCTTAACTATTGCTGATGGAAAAACTACCGCAGTGGGCGAAGAAGGCGCAGGTGCAGCTATTCGCACGGGTGGCGGTTCAACTCTTACTGTAGAAGATAGCGAATTTATCAATAATGATGCTAATGGTGAAGGTGGCGGTGCGATTTTTGCAGGTTTCCGCAGCACCAATACTATTATTAATAGCACTTTTGCTGGTAACAGTACAAACGGCAACGGTATTTCTGAAAAAACCGAACGTGGTGGCGGCGCGATCGCTGTTAAAAGTGAAAGTTCGACGACAATTATTGGCAGCAATTTTAACAATAATACTGGCACAATCGGCGGCGCAGTCAACACTCTCCTAGGTGGCTTAGTTGTCCGAGACTCAACATTTACTAATAATGATTCAAGCCCAGGAGGCGCATTTAGCACACCTCCTTCATATACGAAAGGTTACGGTGGCGCAATTTACGTCGATGGCGCTTCTGCAACTCCAAATGGCAGCACTTCGGGAATAATTGAAATTAGTAATAGTCGTTTTGAAGGTAACAAAGGTGCCGGACAAGGTGGGGCGTTAATGCTTTATCTTTATGATACAGATAAAGCGATAATTGCCGATAGTACGATTATTAATAACCAAGTAATTGCTGATGCCAAAGGAGAATCACTCGGTGGAGGTTTGAGACAAGGCGGAAACGGCGATTTAGAAGTAGTTAATACCACATTTGCCAATAACCAAGCGTTGCAACAAGGCGGTGGTTTATGGGTAGGAGAAAACACCGATGTTAACATCGATAATAGTGTATTTTATGGCAACCGCGCCGAATCCAGCGATGGTATAAACGGTTTAGGTGGCGCGATCGCCTTGATTAATGGCTCTGCAACTACTAATATTAGTAATACAACGATCGCTGAAAACTATGCTGGATTCCAAGGTGGCGCTTTTTGGGGAGGTAATAATTCCACAACCACTCTGACTAATACCCTCGTAACTGATAACTATGCTAACAACGGCGGTAATAATTGGAACATTCAACATGACACCGCCGTTACCTACAAAGATGGTGGCGGAAACGTCCAATCTTTAAATTACAATCCTAATGATACAAAAATAGTTGCAGGTGTTACTGTCCTTAATCCTGAATTATCAGCGTTTGTTGACAATGGCGAAGGATTACAAATTCCACCCTTACCCGCTAACTCCTTAGTTACTGCGGGTGCAACTGCAACAACTACAGGCGGTACTACTAATAATGTACCAACTTTAGACACCCCAATCGGCGATCGCCACGCTACTGAGGATACTATATTTAGTATCGATGTTAGTGGGAATTTCAGCGATCGCGACGGTGACACTCTCAGTTTTAGTGCGAATAATTTACCCAATTGGTTGACAATAGATACAAATACTGGTGTTATTAGCGGTATTCCTAAAAACAAAAATGTCGGTAGCGTGAGTATTACAGTTAACGCTAATGATGGTAACGGTGGTAGTGTTAGCGATACATTTAACTTAAACGTAGCCAATACCAACGATGACCCAATTGTAACCAAGGCGATCGGCGATCGACAAGCTACTGAAAATGAATCCTTCAAACTTAACATCAGCAACAATTTCAGCGATATCGATGTTGCAGATACTCTAACTTACACTGCATCTAATTTACCTGATGGCTTAAGCATAGACCAAAATACAGGCATAATTAGCGGTATACCAACAATTCCTGGTAAGAATACTGTCACTGTCACCGCAGAAGATGGTAAGGGTGGTAGTGTCGAAACCACTTTCGAGTTAAATGTCGCTAATACTAATGATGCTCCAATTATAGTTGAGGCGATCGCTAATGTGAACGCCAGCGAAGACACAGACTTTACCTTAGATATCTCAGATAACTTCAGCGACGCAGACGCAGATACTCTAACTTACACTGCATCTAATTTACCTGATGGCTTAAGCATAGACCAAAATACAGGCATAATTAGCGGTATACCCAGTAATGATGCAGTGGGTAGCAACAATGTTACTGTTAGCGTTTCAGATGGAGAGGAAACTGTCAGCGATCTGTTTAATTTAACAGTTGACAATACTAACGATACACCAACTGTAACTCAAATTGGCGATCGCCAAGCTACAGAAGGTAATCTTTTTAGCTTGGATGTCAGCGAAAATTTCAGCGATATCGATGCTGGTGACTCTCTTATCTATTCTGCTACTGGTTTACCTGATGGTTTGACTATTGATATAACTACTGGGGTTATTCAGGGTATTCCTACTAATAATGCTGTCGGTGTTAGCAGAGTTACTGTCACCGCAGATGATGGTAATGGTGGTAGTGTGAAAACTACTTTTGAATTAGCTGTTGTTGAAGAAATTACGACACCACCTCCTGATGATAATCATCCACCAATTGTCGTCAGTGCGATCGCTGATTGGAAAATTACTGAAAATACTTCTTTCACTCTCGACATCAGCAATAACTTTCGCGACATCGATGATGATACTCTTACTTACACTGCTGACAACTTACCTGATGGTTTAACTCTCAATAGCGAGACGGGAGTTATCAGCGGTATTCCTACTACTGTGGGGAATTACCCTCTTACTCTTATTGCTGACGATGGAAAGGAAACCGTTAGCGATACTTTTGAATTAGCTGTTGTTGAAGAAATTACGACACTACCTCCTGATGATAGCAATAATACTAGCTTAAATTTCCTTGAAGCTAACGATCTTTTTGAGATAACTGGAGACAAAGGAATTAGTCAACTGAAATTCAGTTTAACTGAGGTAAATGCAAGCAACGTCAATGAAATTGGAGTCTTTTTAGTCGATGACGAACAAGGTAGAATTGACGGGTTTTTACCAGGGGAAAATGGTTATCAAGAAGCTGCTCTTTCCAGAGGAAAAGTAATTTTTTCTGCCCTAGCAAACGATCGTTCTCCAGTTATCAATTCTACTCGTTGTTTCAGCTTCGATTCGGAAAATATCCTGGGTTTTTATTTAGTACAAAATAGCACTACTGATACTGTTTTAGCAGATCTGAAAGCTGGACATACCTCCGCGAATGTCTTTTTTACTTCAGCTACAAATAACCCAGATAGTTTTGAACATTTACAAGTTAATTCTCTAGCTGAAAACGCTTTTTCCTTAGCTTGGGAAGATTTACTGAATGGAGGAGATGCTGATTTTAATGATTTGGTAATGAAAGTCGAAATGACTTCTGAATCAATTAAACCAGAAACTCATTATCAAGGACTACCTGAAGCAGAATTAATTGATTTACGCAACCTTACTCAACCTATAACTGCTGAGTTTTTCATTAGCCGCGATGCTACTTTAAATAATGCTTTTGGCTTTTATCAAATTGACGATCTTACAGGTACTATTGACAATCTTAATCCAGGTGACGATGGTTATGCTGAGGCTGCTATTTCTAGACGAGTAGATCTTACTTCACCGCTTCCTAATCAGCTTATCGCACCTTACCTCATTGCTGATGGTACGCCAGAGGAATTTTTGTCAGCAAATCCGGATAATCTTTATGGTACTATTAACAGTATTCCTCTGGCTTATTTTGCCTTTATGGAAGCTAATCCAGATCGGATCGACCATATCCGTCTTTTGGGAGATAACACTTTCGCTTTTGAGGATATGTTTGGTGGTGGCGATCTTAGTTATGATGATTTGGTTGTACGAGTAGATATTGCTTGA